A genome region from Capsicum annuum cultivar UCD-10X-F1 unplaced genomic scaffold, UCD10Xv1.1 ctg3198, whole genome shotgun sequence includes the following:
- the LOC107851978 gene encoding uncharacterized protein LOC107851978, whose translation MAKAYRKEDFDYIMTKVGKVDPRVKEYLEEAGYEKWKYIIDIDRGTCNCGQYQIDEIPCAHVIVILKSKNIDVKEYGCYCSELYRPNTIVKTYELPIVTMLDMKDWNIPQFVDDEEVLPPKYKRPLGRPKKRRHLKSSESLTASSNHCDKCKHAGHNRRKCDYFSKES comes from the exons ATGGCTAAAGCTTAtagaaaagaagattttgattACATTATGACAAAGGTTGGTAAGGTTGATCCCAGGGTTAAGGAATATCTGGAAGAAGCTGGTTATGAAAAATG GAAGTACATTATTGATATTGATCGTGGTACGTGCAACTGTGGCCagtatcaaattgatgaaataccaTGTGCACACGTAATTGTCATTTTAAAGAGTAAAAATATTGATGTAAAAGAGTATGGTTGTTACTGCTCAGAATTGTACAGGCCAAACACCATTGTCAAGACGTACGAACTCCCAATAGTTACTATGCTAGACATGAAGGATTGGAATATTCCACAATTTGTTGATGACGAAGAAGTTCTGCCACCTAAATACAAAAGACCTCTaggtaggccaaagaaaagaAGGCATTTGAAATCTAGTGAATCACTTACTGCAAGTTCAAACCATTGCGATAAATGCAAGCATGCAGGCCACAACCGTAGGAAGTGCGATTACTTTTCAAAGGAATCATGA
- the LOC107851977 gene encoding uncharacterized protein LOC107851977 — MDSHPSFSLGLSQLYSQKQDIPVGFIPGTFDYEESNFAENRSKHRNDPATIKKLKEAGKILRFMMLEFVIIIDLKCTSDIDEYMYTSLAKSALLSKYFLDSGGFQSQKIVILLDGMPHVLNVWMFECCYEYSYKNLQPTSKEVRTLDLSFSKDFEIFNPISAASTFVAPTLKWFVNDDQPCIVTVAEDFDDFSTRPTWEFLRKTGLASPLSPEQASKRRKKDMFQEVNQGMMDGEKSTRAPSVRHVSGMFSENQEESIDKREIGMSKFDHRHQGKIGVSPEHEQLKFVPSASTTPEGTSKSTLDMEYIKTYVNTYEEKIIDQQQDPEEGSKKYDSPYKEDLPREDEDKGPVIKIRNDEPSVLQPLETEFQECVYTHTKCLTTTDVQREQKDENMVDKEEGRVEGSKNTYSIDMEDLSDKHMTDNKEGSGEELKIQHSLDMENLLDDFGGTITEFVQDIIDASLFGLSTPSTTKTLDVGIPNIVTESQWTSHNSQVSLDFLDAQVREHEATKAPVKRDRKKSRIFRSPYTTKFGSSSKDEGNYDTKEKHMYAFDGCTIYQKFPNQLILDYSQWLKVGLLKYHAGKDCGVFMAAYTEILSEGKQVHSCDFDDGSQRAQYASLLWHYGVTKAEKGYTSDNDDPPRPRNSYLQ, encoded by the exons ATGGATTCTCATCCTagctttagtttaggacttagtcagttaTATTCTCAAAAACAAGATATTCCTGTTGGTTTTATTCCTGGTACATTTGATTATGAAGAATCCAATTTCGCAGAGAATCGTTCAAAGCATCGAAACGACCCGGCAACaataaagaaattgaaggaagCG GGGAAGATCCTAAGATTTATGATGCTTGAATTTGTCATTATCATCGATCTTAAATGCACCAGTGATATTGATGAGTATATGTATACTTCATTGGCAAAATCTGCTTTGCTGTCGAAGTATTTTCTTGACTCTGGAG GATTTCAGAGTCAAAAAATAGTTATATTATTGGATGGAATGCCACACGTTCTAAATGTTTGGATGTTTGAGTGTTGCTATGAG taTTCTTACAAGAATTTACAACCTACAAGCAAAGAAGTTCGTACTTTAGATTTGTCTTTCTCCAAAGATTTTGAGATATTCAATCCAATATCTGCTGCTTCCACATTTGTTGCTCCAACATTGAAATGGTTTGTCAATGATGATCAACCGTGCATTGTCACTGTCGCTGAAGACTTTGATGATTTTAGCACTAGACCTACGTGGGAATTTCTAAGAAAAACTGGTTTAGCTTCACCTTTATCACCTGAACAAGCatcaaagagaagaaagaaagatatGTTTCAGGAAGTTAATCAAGGAATGATGGATGGAGAGAAATCTACGCGTGCTCCTTCAGTACGTCATGTGTCTGGTATGTTTTCTGAAAATCAAGAGGAATCAATAGATAAAAGAGAAATTGGTATGTCTAAATTTGATCATCGCCATCAAGGAAAAATTGGTGTGTCTCCTGAGCATGAACAACTCAAGTTTGTTCCTTCAGCTTCCACAACGCCGGAAGGAACTTCTAAGTCTACTTTAGATATGGAGTACATAAAGACTTACGTCAACACATAT GAGGAGAAAATTATTGATCAACAACAAGATCCAGAAGAAGGATCGAAAAAATATGACAGTCCATATAAGGAGGATTTGCCG CGTGAAGATGAAGACAAGGGACCAGTCATTAAAATCAGAAATGATGAACCATCAGTACTTCAACCTTTGGAAACAGAGTTCCAAGAATGTGTATACACGCATACTAAATGTCTAACAACAACTGACGTTCAAAGAGAACAGAAG GATGAGAATATGGTTGATAAAGAAGAAGGTCGAGTTGAAGGATCGAAAAACACGTACAGTATTGATATGGAAGATTTATCG GATAAGCATATGACCGATAATAAAGAAGGTAGTGgtgaagaattaaaaatacaaCACAGTCTTGACATGGAAAATTTGCTG GATGATTTCGGTGGCACAATAACGGAGTTTGTTCAAGACATTATAGATGCATCATTATTTGGTTTGTCAACACCTTCAACTACAAAGACCTTGGATGTTGGTATACCAAATATAGTAACCGAAAGCCAGTGGACGAGTCACAATAGTCAGGTTTCACTTGATTTCCTGGATGCTCAAGTTAGGGAGCATGAAGCCACAAAAGCACCTGTAAAAAGGGACCGAAAGAAGTCGAGAATTTTCAGGTCACCATACACCACAAAATTTGGTTCTAGCTCTAAGGATGAGGGCAATTACGATACCAAAGAGAAGCATATGTATGCTTTTGATGGTTGTACCATTTACCAAAAATTTCCTAACCAATTGATCCTCGATTACTCTCAGTGGCTTAAAGTAGGATTACTTAAATATCATGCTGGAAA AGACTGCGGGGTCTTTATGGCTgcatacacagaaatattaagtgaagggAAGCAAGTGCATTCATGTGATTTTGATGATGGAAGTCAACGTGCACAGTATGCTTCATTGCTATGGCATTACGGAGTGACAAAGGCAGAGAAAGGCTACACAAGTGATAATGATGATCCTCCTCGGCCAAGGAATAGTTATCTCCAATGA